From the Oscarella lobularis chromosome 13, ooOscLobu1.1, whole genome shotgun sequence genome, one window contains:
- the LOC136194748 gene encoding uncharacterized protein isoform X3, whose product MGFFGAYIGVLMGFQWLVAGQERYSRCVDYYKTGSTTDGQYNLEILPRVVVSVYCKGMDKGTPSEYISLTQRNNYARYYKLLGLPFACRLTAPQRNWDEWGETHFNRVRFNFDSWLVSTNDFSYSTSVEGGSHIPYGQSGDKFYSQTTRACRFRGAFEIDLTSTPFQVDPQVTWSWTGPMSNKPSVSFSKLQQKVKGRCGGVCFPVLPSNQSFAQLKLRLVSTHPCVTRNPCANLGKCIVRDAATYECLCLPGSRGSNCGDLLGSDQFDFCAWKSREKGPVCQNSGKCENVLKTTSTRTTYGGDGDQKDCKFPSTWLGKSVTQCVSNCSVGPPFACSVHTDGVSGYVDLGWWSPGSVYTLEGWFRPTTYVVGRKTIMGTVKSCSKMGVALDDGKFALVYMPLTGCSKSYHTARTRTIGYVDQWHHVAMTVDGTKARLYVNGSLLRSARTRTAFPLPADGFRLGGEYCCLENRFAGDIKSFMVWKRVLHRREIIVHYKYPLKDFNTTHNVIYNRLAAHYDFCSNLQPDCRGIDWGYKDWSPADGDVVSGVHCNVRTFFIDANVTVIVAPWNRNNFGANGTFQLYAQDIVIRGTLTAKGAGYKGGQKSAKSNLSGKQGESFQSVGTTVFAANEGGGGGGLMYGKPGGGGGYGTAGQPGVGKDSNQYGVGEGGRSYGRTNLRILHFGSGGGSGSDYVNASVGEDSGSGDSVDVHALAGAIHGGKGGNGGGALHLDARNVIRVTGQVSADGDDGEGRNFEKEIFCGAGGGGGAGGSIYLRGLEVLVNDSRVTAFGGQGGCGTFGCGGNGGSGRIRIDADVFTGETMPSPESVPYRKTFNDLATLARESISISKMNSSNDQSVYLGCFADVANKRHLNYRVPVTDEQSEMMTPEFCRQKCYAKNYKYYGVHNANQCFCDNEYGNVVLEDSGCNLPCLGNRSLLCGGSQGISTYGPIPRRPAIAEFAASRTCKPWCRVGFSRTSNQPLYGFCSIVKAFSWDFNCSCPAGVHGRLCELPCSKGKYGPNCEKDCECQNDASCDSVSGICNCLPGWTGPTCASPCYPGKFGSDCNTSCKCVDYCTSGSCPGKSLGFISEMESERLVINDSLYFLTNSSALNRAAVRGAVSSGFNGSASTNASLGVIYVFNVSAVDKYWLWLMVYVSNGNDYSASTFVESHDRDRLLFYIHNSDFLEWVKFGGCFTFFTRGFDGLKLYINESGIQLDEISWGFDQTLSTCNSLTERCRCEHTRRSDRKDSSVPLFTIIVSVISSSVVFVLAVLSATYIRRKQQRSAYPAFDSLQLRDNWEINRGDVFLLETIGQGAFGVVLKAHLYHQSSPRSPTRTSMRSSIRSRFRSDPDAFSITHDQAAYIQAIKRVEY is encoded by the exons GCATGGATAAGGGAACGCCATCTGAATACATTTCGCTGACCCAACGAAACAACTACGCTCGTTATTACAAGCTGCTTG gcttgCCGTTTGCCTGTCGTCTCACCGCGCCTCAACGGAACTGGGACGAATGGGGTGAAACTCACTTCAACCGCGTTCGCTTTAATTTTGACTCGTGGCTTGTGTCGACAAACGATTTCTCATACTCAACTTCCGTCGAAGGCGGTTCCCATATACC CTATGGCCAAAGCGGCGACAAGTTTTATAGTCAAACGACTCGAgcctgtcgttttcgcgGTGCCTTTGAAATCGACTTGACTTCAACTCCTTTTCAAGTTGATCCGCAAGTGACTTGGTCTTGGACAGGGCCAATGAGCAATAAACCTTCTGTGTCTTTCTCAA AATTGCAACAGAAGGTTAAAGGGCGTTGCGGAGGGGTCTGTTTTCCCGTACTGCCGTCGAATCAGTCGTTCGCGCAACTCAAACTTCGTCTTGTCTCGACGCATCCGTGTGTAACGAGAAATCCTTGCGCAAATTTAGGAAAATGCATCGTCAGAGACGCTGCGACGTACGAATGTTTGTGCTTACCCGGCTCGAGAGGATCAAACTGCGGAGATCTCCTAG GCAGCGAtcagtttgatttttgcGCTTGGAAATCGCGAGAAAAGGGCCCGGTTTGTCAAAATTCGGGAAAGTGCGAGAACGTTCTCAAGACGACGAGCACGCGTACGACGTACGGAGGTGACGGCGACCAAAAAGATTGCAAATTTCCTTCGACTTGGCTCGGAAAGTCTGTAACCCAGTGCGTTTCAAATTGCTCG GTTGGACCCCCTTTTGCCTGTTCTGTTCACACCGATGGTGTGAGTGGCTACGTTGATCTTGGATGGTGGTCTCCCGGTAGTGTGTACACATTGGAAGGGTGGTTCAGGCCGACGACATATGTGGTTGGTCGCAAG ACTATCATGGGCACTGTTAAGAGTTGCAGCAAGATGGGCGTTGCTCTCGATGACGGAAAGTTCGCTCTTGTCTACATGCCTCTTACAGGCTGCTCGAAGAGTTATCATACGGCTAGAACTAGGACTATAGGATACGTCGATCAATGGCATCATGTTGCAATGACAGTAGATGGCACGAAAGCGCGGCTCTACGTCAACGGAAGTTTGCTCAGATCTGCCCGAACGCGGACCGCTTTTCCCTTACCTGCAGATGGATTTCGTCTTGGAGGAGAGTACTGTTGCTTAGAAAATAGATTCGCCGGCGATATAAAG AGCTTTATGGTTTGGAAGAGAGTTCTACATAGGAGAGAAATTATTGTTCACTACAAATACCCACTGAAAGACTTCAATACGACA CACAACGTCATCTATAATCGATTGGCAGCTCACTACGATTTTTGTTCGAATTTGCAGCCCGATTGCCGCGGTATTGATTGGGGTTACAAAGACTGGTCTCCTGCAGATGGCGACGTCGTATCCGGTGTTCACTGCAATGTGCGTACTTTCTTCATAGACGCTAATGTTACCGTAATAGTGGCACCGTGGAATCGCAACAACTTCGGAGCGAATGGAACGTTTCAACTCTACGCTCAAGATATCGTTATTAGGGGGACTCTTACCGCGAAAGGGGCTGGTTACAAAGGCGGTCAAAAATCGGCGAAGTCCAATCTCTCTGGAAAGCAAGGCGAAAGTTTTCAGT CTGTAGGAACGACAGTATTTGCTGCAAATGAAGGCGGCGGAGGGGGAGGCCTTATGTACGGAAAACCaggtggcggcggaggcTACGGCACAGCGGG ACAACCTGGCGTCGGTAAAGATAGCAATCAGTACGGAGTCGGCGAAGGAGGCCGCTCCTACGGACGTACCAATCTCCGAATTCTGCATTTCGGTTCGGGCGGTGGAAGTGGCAGCGACTATGTCAATGCCTCCGTCGGTGAAGATTCGGGTTCGGGCGACAGCGTCGATGTCCATGCCCTCGCTGGGGCGATTCACGGCGGCAaaggcggcaacggcggcggagcaCTTCATTTGGACGCTCGCAATGTAATTCGAGTCACCGGTCAAGTTTCCGCTGACGGAGACGATGGTGAAGGGCG GAactttgaaaaggaaatctTTTGTGGTGctggaggcggcggcggcgcgggTGGCAGTATTTATCTCAGGGGGTTGGAGGTTTTGGTTAATGATAGTCGGGTGACGGCGTTCGGAGGTCAAGGCGGGTGCGGGACGTTTGGGTGTGGAGGTAACGGAGGTTCAGGTCGGATTCGCATCGATGCTGACGTGTTTACGGGGGAAACGATGCCAAGTCCGGAGTCTGTGCCATATCGGAAGACGTTCAAT gatCTTGCTACTTTGGCTAGGGAATCGATTTCAATAAGCAAGATGAATTCTTCGAATGATCAGTCTGTTTACCTTGGTTGCTTTGCGGACGTAGCTAATAAGCGTCATCTTAACTACCGCGTGCCTGTCACTGATGAACAATCAGAAATGATGACACCGGAATTCTGTCGTCAAAAATGCTA CGCCAAAAACTACAAGTACTACGGTGTACATAATGCGAATCAATGTTTTTGCGACAACGAATACGGAAACGTTGTCTTAGAGGACAG CGGCTGCAATCTTCCTTGTCTTGGAAACAGGAGCCTTTTGTGTGGCGGCTCTCAAGGAATTTCCACATACGGTCCTATACCAAGGCGCCCTGCCATTGCCGAGTTTGCAGCAAGTCGGACGTGCAAGCCTTGGTGTCGCGTGGGCTTTTCGCGCACTTCCAATCAG CCGCTCTACGGATTTTGTTCCATTGTCAAAGCATTCTCGTGGGATTTCAACTGCAGCTGTCCAGCTGGCGTCCACGGAAGGCTCTGCGAGCTTCCGTGCTCTAAAGGTAAATACGGACCCAACTGCGAGAAAGATTGCGA ATGTCAAAACGATGCCAGTTGTGATTCAGTGTCTGGAATTTGCAATTGTCTTCCAGGATGGACGGGCCCGACCTGCGCCTCCCCATGCTACCCAGGAAAATTTGGTTCCGACTGCAACACTTCCTGCAAATGCGTAGATTACTGCACTTCCGGCAG TTGTCCAGGAAAAAGCCTCGGTTTTATTTCTGAAATGGAATCGGAGCGGCTAGTGATCAATGACAGTTTGTATTTTTTAACCAATTCATCGGCTTTAAATCGTGCCGCCGTTCGAGGGGCTGTAAGCTCTGGTTTCAATGGGAGCGCGTCAACGAACGCGTCACTTGGAGTCATTTACGTATTTAAT GTGTCGGCCGTTGACAAATACTGGCTCTGGCTGATGGTCTATGTTTCAAACGGAAACGATTATTCAGCTTCAACTTTTGTGGAATCACACGATCGTGACCGTCTGCTTTTCTATATTCACAATTCCGATTTCCTGGAATGGGTGAAATTTGGCGGTTGTTTTACGTTTTTCACTAGAGGATTTGACGGACTAAAACTTTACATTAACGAAAGTGGCATTCAGCTGGATGAG ATTTCTTGGGGATTTGACCAAACTCTGAGCACCTGCAATAGTTTAACGGAAAGGTGCAG GTGTGAGCATACGCGTAGATCTGACCGAAAAG ATTCTTCGGTTCCTCTATTCACAATTATCGTGTCAGTCATCAGCTCGTCCGTTGTCTTCGTCTTGGCTGTTTTGAGTGCCACCTACATCCGTCGCAAACAACAGCGCTCGGCGTATCCCGCGTTTGATTCCCTTCAGCTGCGCGACAATTGGGAAATCAATCGGGGCGACGTGTTTCTGCTCGAAACTATCGGCCAAGGGgctttcggcgtcgtgcTCAAAGCGCACCTTTACCACCAATCATCGCCGCGATCTCCGACGCGAACGTCGATGCGGTCGTCGATACGGAGTCGATTTCGAAGCGATCCCGACG CTTTTAGTATAACACACGAtcaggcggcatatatacAAGCAATTAAGCGCGTGGAATATTGA